DNA from Deltaproteobacteria bacterium:
AACAGCACAACGGCCATGACCGGATTCCAGCCCCACCCGGGAGTGGGAAGGAATGCCATGGGGGAAGAGGTTGCCCCCGTAGACATCGAAGCGGTCTGCCGTTCCTTTGGGGCCAAGGTGTCGGTTACGGACCCTTTCGATCTGGAAGGAACCAAACAAAAAATGTTGCAAGCCCTCGAAGACCCGGTAGGCGCTAAAGTGGTCATCATGCGCCGCCAATGTCAGATGCTGAAGGGGAAGGAAGAAAAACTTCCCTACCAGGTTAGAGTCAATCCGGAAATTTGTATCGGCGATGATTGCGGTTGCGATCGATTATGTACCCGGGTTTTTAAATGCCCGGGCCTGATGTGGGATAAAAAATTGGCCCAAGCCAGGATCGATGAGGTCATCTGCGTTGGTTGTGGCGTTTGCGCGGATATTTGTCCTGAAAAGGCGATCATAAAAGAGGAGATCAGGTAAGTGAACCCGGAAAAAAACTTCTACAATCTCATCATTACCGGCGTGGGGGGGCAGGGGAATGTTCTTTCTTCGCAGCTGATTGGCCAGGCCTTCGTCCACAAAGGATATTTTACAACCATCGGTGAAACCTACGGCGCCTCCCAACGGGGAGGTTCGGTTATGAGTCACATCCGCATTTCCTCGAAAAAGCAGCAGAGCCCTTTGATTCCCAAGGGGAAAGCCGACATAATAGTGGCGTTGGAGCCCGTGGAAGCCCTGCGGGTCCTTACTCATTACGGGAACCCTGAAACAGTGGTCATCGTTAATACCCGCCCCATCTATCCGGTGGATGTAATTTCGGGTAAGGAAGCGTATCCGGAATTCGCCGAGATTGAAAAATCCCTCGAGACTCTTTCTCGGAAAGTCTATTATGTCTCTGCCACTGACCAGGCTATGGAAATGGGTTCGCCTATTCTGGGGAATATGATCATGATCGGAGCCCTCCTGCAAGTGAACCTTCTCCCTCTCAGCATGGAAGAGTTTCGCCAAACCCTCTCCAAAAATTTCAACGGCAAAAGGTTGGAAACAAACCTCCAGGCCTTGGAGCAAGGGAAGAAGATGGAATTCCACATATAAAAAATTGCATCTTGTAAGAGGAGGACAAATAGGGAATATATCAATCTTTTTTCATCATGATGGATTTTTCAAATAGATATGAGCAAATTTCTACCTTGACAAATTCTAAATAGAGGTTAACATATGGACATTCAGAAAAATTTGTTATGCAGGGGCGCGGCGCGAGAGAAAGCGCTGAGGCAAATTCCCCATTCTCTTCTTCATGGGAGTAAACCCCGTTAGAAATTCCAGCGGGGCATTAAACCCCGCCGGAATTATTCTAAAACCTAACCCCGCTGCAGAGCAGCGGAGCATTATTTCTAACGGGGTAAAGTCGGTTGGTGGAGGAAGTTGCGGGAAGGTTATTTTTTTGAAAGGGGGTTCAGACCATGGCTGAGATCAAAAAAATTCTTTATGCCACAGACTTTTCGGAAAATTCAAAGTGGGCCCTGACCTATGCCCTCTCTTTTGCCCAAAAATATGACGCCAAACTTTATATTTTGCACATCATCCAGCAACCCAGTTACCCGCTGGGAATGTATGCCGAAATCTCTTTCGATGCCATGGATAAGTTCAACCGTAATATCTCCGACGTTAGCGAAAAGGAGATGAAGAACCTTTGTGAAGTCGAACTGAAAGGATTTAAAAATTATGAAAGCATGATCATTAACGGGACCCCTTTTGTCGAGATCATTCGGACAGCCAAAGAAAAAGAAGTGGAATTGATCGTTGTTGGAACGCACGGCCGTACAGGGCTTGATTATGTTCTCTTTGGAAGCACTGCAGAAAAGGTAGTACGGAAAGCTTCTTGCCCGGTTCTAAGCGTCCGGCTTCCCGGAAAGGAAGTCAAAAACCATAAAAAATAGGCAAGAGGCAATAAAAACAGGCTATGGGCAATAGGCTATAGGCTATAGGTAAAAATACCGCCGTTAGGGTAGAGGCAAAACGTTATCGATAAAA
Protein-coding regions in this window:
- a CDS encoding indolepyruvate oxidoreductase subunit beta; the protein is MNPEKNFYNLIITGVGGQGNVLSSQLIGQAFVHKGYFTTIGETYGASQRGGSVMSHIRISSKKQQSPLIPKGKADIIVALEPVEALRVLTHYGNPETVVIVNTRPIYPVDVISGKEAYPEFAEIEKSLETLSRKVYYVSATDQAMEMGSPILGNMIMIGALLQVNLLPLSMEEFRQTLSKNFNGKRLETNLQALEQGKKMEFHI
- a CDS encoding universal stress protein, which translates into the protein MAEIKKILYATDFSENSKWALTYALSFAQKYDAKLYILHIIQQPSYPLGMYAEISFDAMDKFNRNISDVSEKEMKNLCEVELKGFKNYESMIINGTPFVEIIRTAKEKEVELIVVGTHGRTGLDYVLFGSTAEKVVRKASCPVLSVRLPGKEVKNHKK